The Hemibagrus wyckioides isolate EC202008001 linkage group LG26, SWU_Hwy_1.0, whole genome shotgun sequence DNA window GATATATGTGGCGGCCTGAGAGATCCTTTCACGTGGTGAGATCTTGACATTTTCTAATATATAAAGATACAGTTATAAAAACTAGCAGCTTTCCTGACTGTGGTGCAGAAGCATCATGGATATTTTGACAGACATTATGTACTGAATTATGTCCATTATACTAGGGCTGCTAGGTAAAAGCATAATAAGGGAAACTGGCTGCTTTTACCAAGATACATCCCTTATGGTTATGGGTCATTTTGGTGAAATTTTgacaatatattacatatagAAAAATAACTAAGTATTTCCCAGCTAAGAAAGTAGaattcagagcacaggggcagctatgatacagttcccctggagcagggagagttaagggccttgctcaattgcccaacagtggtgcttgaaccctgatcctccaatcaacaaccaagagccttaaacacttgatACACCACTGCCCCAAAACATCTTTTGGCAGTATGAtagtgttgctgcctcacatCTTTAGGGTATTGGTTCGATCCTGACCTCAGGTTAGTGCCTATGTGgatttttgcatgtttttccaTATTCCTCCCAAAAACATTGCCTATAGGAAGACTTCCGACCTTAAATTTGCCcctatgtgaatgtgagtgtgtagatAAATGGTGCCTTGTAATTAACTGGTGTCTCATCAAGGATGTGTTCTCATGGTCCcatcacaaccctgaccaggataaagcacttactgaaaATGAGGATGAATATATTACACGCATGTTTGGTGACATATActacaatatattatattttgacAACATATTCTGTTTCTTTTCAAGTTGAGGTCTCAAAGtatgttaaaagcaggaaaattTAATTTTGGCAAAATTAGATTTTTGGCTATTTGCTAGAATTCAGCCAGAGTGACAACTGATGGGTTTTTCCAGACCACACGTGTTGCCTGAAGTACTCTTTTTTAGCTATTAACTGAGCCAAAATATGCTTCTGGAAAAATCCCAGTGTACTTTTTGTCTATTAAAAAGTCTGCAAAAAAGGTCAGTAAATGGGTTATCTACAAGTGAGCATccagtatattttatatttttttagctTTCTTACATTAAACACATTGTAAATGTTTCTCTATGGCATTTACTGCAGACAGACTGGGTCAGTAAAGTGTGTCTCACCTTCAGTTCTGTTCAGTAGTCCTGAGACACAGACGACCGCCATATGTCTGAGACGTCAGACCCGTTTTTGTTGGGTTTATTTTCCAGCGTCATGGTGTTTTGCTCAGACACAGTAAGCCTGCTCTTTCTCAACCTATACAGCATGAGAGAAGAACCCACAGAAGAATTCTCCATGTGCACCATCGACCCCTAATGCATCCTGGGAGTAGGATGAAAGACCATTTAGCAGAATTATCCTGTACAGTGACTAGTGCAGGTCACGGTTACTTACTTTCTACCAatcaacaggtgtgtgtgtgtgtgtgtgtgttctgctgaaTTCAGAAAGCCAGTAACCACTGATTTGTCTTTCTgccaaacaaaagcaaacagtGACTCATTTTTCTATGTAtccctttttttaaatcactttaTACTTCAGGCTTCTAAAACCTGACATGGatagaattatttttatacttttgtcCACAACATAGCTATCCTCATTAATACAGAATTAAGTATTTCTGTCTATATAGTTaaatatgttgtttatttagaaaggaaattatggtaatgttttaaaaaaaaattattaatattttaagatTTCCAAAGTACTTACTTTACATGGGTTTATCTGTAACAGTGATCGACCAGAATTAGAACATTTTTGTAGATATATTTCTAATATTCTGTCAGGCTTTATATCTCCAAATATTTCTGTTCATGATATTTCTCTGTCATAATCTTCTCTTTACATTTAGTGCATAATTGACTGCATTGTGATTTCAGAACCTTGTAGACATGTTAGAGGTCAACGGTGACACCACCTACTCCGTGTTTTCATGCCGTAGTGCAATTTGCTTAAAGTGACACATGATGTTAGATACGGTGAAGAGCAAAGGCAGATGgctgtgacctttgaccttgcTTGTTTGTTCACTTTGAAACACTAAAAACCCCAGCAGTGACTCATAAAGATCACAAACTTCATAGGTCAGTTAgccccatgtgtgtgtgtgtgtgtttgtgtgtgtgtgtgtgtgtgtgtgtgtttgtgtgtgtgtgtgtgtgtgtgtgtgctctcagaGATTGAGAGCTGCAAAGTAAATGACAAGGCTTTGAACCCTGACTGAACTTTACTTAAGAAGACATTTAGTCGTTTAACAGGAAGCCCCTTCAGCTTGACATGGAAATAACAAGAGATTAAGAGTTGGGGAAGTGTTTTCAAAACCAGCAATTACGTGACGTTGTCTGAGAGATGAGTTGTTCTGTAcaaatttagtaaaaaaaaaatggtaataTAAGTCAGAATATTAGGCCAGTAGATTAATGTTATGTTGCTCTTTTGTAAACAATGTGGAGGTTTTATGTCAAGTTTGTGTTGTAACTTTACAATCACACAATTTATAcacaggaataataataataataataataataataattattattattattattattattattattattattattattattattattatgtcagGTTTTATAGCTACAAATATTTTAGGACAAACAGTTTATGATACTTCTTTGTCATAATCTTCTCTCTACATTTTAGTGTATGAATGACTGCATCGTGTTTTCAGTAGACCTTTGCTTAAAGTGACACATTAAATATGGTGAAGAGCAAAGGCAGATGgctgtgacctttgaccttgcTTGTTTGTATACTTCAAGGtatacaaaaacacagcaataataataataataataataataataattattattattattattattattattattattaatataatcatcatcatcactattattattattattattattattattattaatataatcatcatcatcactattattattattattattattattattattatgcatataTAACAATGCAAAGGCACTATTTTGAAGCAGGTGTATGATGATTTCTGCATGAGACTCCAACATGCTTTACATTTGTACATTTGGGAAATTGGGCGTTTTATCTAATCATGATTCATGATCATCAAGTTGGTTCTCTATAAGCCTCCCAGAACCACTTCCAGTGAGCTCCCAGTACCCCAAAGCTCAATGATCATAAGTTTCCATTACCTAGCACCAGTGCAAAACTAAAGAAGAATTTTGACACCAAAACACAATCTTGGCTGATTGACTACACCGAGCTTAAGTGGAAAATGTGAGTCAATTTCCTGAATTGCTTCTCAGAGCACCCAAGCATCTTTTCCTCCCTGGATCAGTGTTTGAGGAAAGTCACTCAGTTGTCCAGCCCtcagtggaagtgtttgggaaggAAGGCGCGTGAAGCGTGCGCGCGCTCAGCCACTCCTCCTCATCCCCAAAGCGCACTCAtctgccagaaaaaaaaagaaaaaacgctCTCAAAAGTTCTCTAAACTAAACGCAGGAGCAGCTGCggagaaacagacagactaTATGGAATTTCCAGGCTGAAAGAAAGGAacgtatttatttttatttatagcttTTTGAATAggtttgctcttttttttggcTGTTGCATTGGAGAGACAGTGGATGCAAAGAAATTTGGGGATTTTTTGAGAAAATTCTTCATGAATGAAAACGtttcggattttttttttggttcgtTGCTTCGGTGTTGCGGTTGACGTTGCACGGTGTTTCTAGAAAAGAAAGTTTTCAGGAGCAGAATGAATGAAAGTCATGTTGAAATTTAGTAGAAAAACGACTTTGAGCACAAACAGCGTCTAAGGTAAGTCTCTCAGTCCTGTTTGAATCATTTCGTGAATATTTTTCTATTCAAATGCATGCGCAAAAACATTTTGTAATGCATGCACTGGAGTtcatggaataataataataataaaaaaaaaacagcaccgTTATTTCACACAGTGCATTGCattgttttgtttcctttttcttttgcaCATCGCTTTGCGTTTCAGTCTTGATGATTATCGTGGTGCTccacagtgttttttgttttttcatgatAAAAGTTTTGGCTGCAGCtctgaagctgaagctgaagatGGGCCACTGTGTTGCGCGCGTACTGACTCTGTTTACGCTGGCGGCGCTGGCGAGGAGCGCGCGAGGCTGCCCGCGACCGTGCGCGTGCCCGCAGCCCGGAGAGGTTCACTGCACGTTTCGGTCTCTGCTCACGGTGCCCGCAGGCGTGTCCCGACAAGTGGAGCGCATGAACCTCGGGTAAGAAGGTTACTCCAAAATGGAGATGGAAATGGAGAAATCTGCAttcaaatatttcattttgattTCAGATTCCAACCTGAATCGATTAGACTTGTGTTACACAATAAGTTTATCAGAATTATAACAACAGTTGGCTAAAGGGTTTAGACACCTTTAGACAAACTGACAGCTTTTGCAACCAGGTATCTCTTTGCAGGAGATCAAGAAGTCCAGCTTTGATTTTACACTGCTGCCCTTGCATAGTgcacaaaatatattttgcaCACAATTGCCTATTCTCATTCTCTTAATTGGAATTTCCACACTGAATGCCACTTTTCACTTGTCCAATGACAACAAAGTTTTTAGTAAAGTAGCCAAGAGATCACATGACAGTTTTCACCCAACAAACCCAAATCCATCAATGCATAAGTGAGAGGTCAAATgatctttcatttcttttgtgttagtgtatgaCACGCCTTCTTATACTACATGTATGACTGATATAAGCTACACTTTATTATACgctaaatgtttgtgtgtgggaatttttgaccattcctctagaagtgagGTCAGGCAATGATGCTGGActtaattcatctcaaaggtgttctgttgggttgaggtcaggactctgtgcaggccagttaagttcctccacaccaaactcactcatccatgtctttatggaccttgcttctgcactggtgtccagtcatgttggaacaggaaggggtcatccccaaactgttcacacaaagttggaagcatgacattgtccaaaatgttgaagctgaagcaataagagttcctttcactggaactaaggggccgagcccaacccctgaaaaacaacacctgaatttaatgatttggtggggtgtcccaaaacttttggcaatataatgtatctaGGTAGCCTAGCTAAATACTTTCCTAAACATGTTTAGATAAGGTAGAAAATCTTGaaagcatgctgttatagaacaaTAATCAACGACAGGGCAGTGTGATGCAGCTCAGTTTGTCTTATGATTccagtttttaatttattaaagaataaatattcGTACTTTTTATGATtatatttaatgctgtggaattttttcaaatcaaattcaatcacaaaaaagtgcagcttgttattttactttaaaaaaaatgaaatgcctGCAGTATgatacagaaaacttcactatttcatataaataacagtaagttttgctgttataaacaagtttattattagatttatatTATGATGAGTGTCTGCATACAAATCACTGGGTGTaggctgttactatagaaacaataccaAAAGACCTATGTGGCTAGTCTCACTTTGGTACCATTTTAATAATGGAAAGAATGAGAGGGAAAATTACGATGTGAAATAAACCTGTCCATGGGTTTGTGAAAAGAGTTAACAATGTAGATAACCTATTAACTATTTAACAGTAAAGTTGTTGCTAGTTAAGCATTTACATAGCATACTTAATGGCATGTTAAGGCTAGCTTCCTTTGTTAATCCATTTGCAACGTCATGTTCTTTAACAAAAATAGAATATTTGTGCTGTAAGAATGACAAAATATATGTTTCTGCCCTAGAAggatttaaaatgaacaactacTGACTAACTTTGGTGCTACTTTCTCTAATTGCAGAGAGattctttatattttactgTGTTGGACTTTGTGATGTGGATTCTTTTAGTGCTGTCTCTTACCCACCATAGCAAACAAAGCCACTATTGTATTCTTCCTCATTGCTCATCAAAATGAACTGGTTGAGCACACACCTGCCTCCCAAGATGATTTAAACACAGGCTGAAGACACAACACAGCATTCCTAGTCGAGATTTAAAATCCAGCTTGAATATTTCACCTGCATAATCTTTTCAGACAGAATATTTATGGTCCAGATCTTAGGTCTGAAGAATTATTGTGTACTGTAATTGTTTCGGTTTCAGGTTCAACACAATAAACCGAATAACAGGCAGCTCTTTTGCTGGTATGCGAAAGCTAGAACTTCTCATGATGCATGGGAATAATATTCATAACATTCCTGATGGAGCATTTCATGACCTAATATCCCTTCAGGTGAGTGGAGTATATATATCGAGTACATATCACTGGCTAATTTTTTTAATCCTTATTTAATCAAGACAAATCATAGCTACCAATATTTTACCTTTTCCCTGTTGTATATCCTttcagatgatgaagatgagctACAACAAACTGAAGATCATTAGCAGACGCACATTTCAAGGTCTCTGGAATTTAGCCAGGCTGCACCTGGACCATAACCATCTGGAGTTCATACATCCGGATGCATTCCAAGGCCTCACCTCTCTCCGTCTGCTACAGTTGGAAGGCAACCGTTTGCAGCAACTCCATCCAGCCACCTTTGCAACTTTCTCTGTGCTCGGCTACTTCCCCATGTCCACTCTGAAGCACCTGTACCTGTCTGAGAATGGGCTTACAACGCTATCACAAAAGATGTTAGCTATTATGCCTCAACTGGAGAACTTGCACTTGCATGAGAACCCCTGGACTTGTGACTGTAGGATGAAATGGTTCAAAGAGTGGAGCTCAAATGCACCAGGTCAGCATCAAGTTCTATATAAGTTGTATTCCAAAACAGGGAGTAAGCAGCACAGTGGGAAGCGCTGATGCTCaggttattgtttgtttgtaagcTTTGAATGTTTTCATCATGTCCATGTGGTTTTCCTTTGGGTTTTATGGATTCCTCAAACCTTACAAAAATATGCCAGTAGATATGTGTTGAATTGCCCTTAGGTATAAATGTGTCTGCAATGTATTCCAGCATGTGCACAGTGTTCCCACTGGCTCCTGACCCATAGcaaaccctgaccaggatgacTCAGTATAATTAGAGCGAATTACTGAAAGTGGTAGCTGTGAATATAGTAGTTATAAACTGAATTACTGTGCATTATTGTGCAACTGTGTATGTAATAATTATATCAGTGCTTTATATCAGAGCCTTTAAAGAACACTtaagaattgtggaaaatgCTAAGAATTGCAAGTtgctattgtatttttaatttgactctatataattaatatagttAATTCCATTAGTGCCTTTAGCAGATTACAATGCAATACCATATTTTATTAATCCATGAACTCTTTTCTCATCAGATGTACTCAAATGCAAGAAAGATAGAGCTTTCCCTGGAGGACAactgtgtcctgtgtgtttttctcctaaacaacaaaacaaaaaagatattCGGGAGATAGACAACCCAAAATGCACCAGTCCTGTCATTAGTGCCCCTCACAGGACCTCTGCCCTGGACACAGAGAGTGAACTCTTGACATTAGATGACTTCCGTGAACCTCTTGGGAATGTTTCACTCGGCTTGTCAGACGAACATGGAAACCAAGTAGATCTGTACTGTCATGTCAATGAACCAACCAAGTCGACCAGAATAAACTGGAACCATGTTAACTCATTTCAGATTAACACAAATGCCACCCTGACGTTAGATCTGGAATGCCCGATTGACAGAGGCACTTATGAAAAGCTGTGGAGGCTTGTTGCATATTATAGTGATGTACCTGCACACCTGAAAAGGGATATTATGTTAAGCAAAGACCCTCAAATTAGCTACAGGTATCGCCAGGATGCAGAAATGGATGCTGTTTACTTCACTGGCGTGAAAGCCAATATGGTGGCGGAACCTGCATGGATAATGCAGTCGGCAGTGAACTTGCAGTTAAATAGACCTCAGTCCACAAGTAAAAGGGTTAGACTCATTCTTAGCACCCATCTATCAGAGCTGGTAGAGGCAGAGGAAGAGAGGCAGCAGAGGAAAGAGTGGGTTTTGATAGAGTCCAGAAACAGCACCAAAATATCTCAGGTTGTTGTGGTGGGCAACCCAATTCAGATGCATTGCAATGTGCATAGCTCAGGGAACCCATTAATAAAGTGGATGCTGCCCGATGGGTCTAAAGTTGAGGCCCCATATCAGAGCAGTGATAACAGGATCACAGTGTCTCCAACTGGTTTGTTGGCTATAACAGCCGTGGATCACTCGGACTCAGGTGTGTATTACTGTACAGCAAAAGTGGTGGGTGATGTAAGTATTCTTCCCTTTCGTCTGACAGTGGAAGACTCTTCTACTCCAGCTCCTGGAAGTGAGGGTGTGGCTGAACCTGTGGCAGGAGTCACTGGTGGGCCTGTTTCTCTTCCCTGTGTAGCCCTGGGTTCTCCTGATCCAGATATAAATTGGATCCTGCCAGACAACACAATTATAAACACATGGTCAAATTTATCCAGGATGTTTGTGGCCTCAAATGGAACTTTAACCATTCGCAATAGCCAGCTATCAGACAATGGTTATTATAAATGTGTGGCAGAATCTCAACATGGTGTGGACTCATTGGCCACAAAAGTAACTCTGACGAGGGCCTCCGGAGGACATCCTATAAGGAAATATTCCAGTAGACCTCAGCCTGCAGAAGGAGTCTCAACCAAAATAAAAGCTCCAATAAACAATGATGCAGAGGCATCTGGGGACAATGAAAATGAAGAGCCTGAAGAAAAAGCTTTTAAACGAGTGGATAGCTCTTATAAAAGGAGAATTCCAAATGCTCCTGTTCGGGGTGGACACCCAACCAGAAAAGTGTGGAGACGTCCTCCTTTGCCAAGAAGACGAATAATCTCTATGGGAGCTGACAGGAGTAACCCAACAGAAACAAGGAGAAGAATTAATGTATCAAATGGCCAGATAGATCCAGAACATTGGGCTAATATTCTGGCAAAAGTTCGCAGTGGTGGTGATAATGCAAAAACAACTACAACTGTAAGTTCTGGTCAGATTAGCACAAATAGATTACATCAGCTTGACACTGCTATCACAAAGTCCTTGGAATTGATACCAGCTAGAACAACCGGAGTGATACCACAAGAAGAATCATACACAGTCACAACAACAGACGCATCGGTGCAAACCACAGAAGTCAGCCTAGATATTAAACCCCTGGATGCTGAAGACCAGCTAAACATACCCTACCAAATCGCTTCTCCAGAGGTCAACCAAGATTCTGATTTGATTAATGTTGCATATACCACAATTGGTCCACAGCCTACTACTCATTCGGTGATAGATGCAGATATTGCCAAGTGGAATGAAGTGAGCACTGTCGAGAGCACAATTCCAAATGAAACACGTATTCATCAAAACCAAAGCCACAAGTTGGTTAGCAAAGAAAATGAAGCATTTCCCAGGGCTAGAGGTGATGACAATGACAATGCTAGTGATACAGAAGACAGCATTTTAAAAAGTCATGGGATTGAGGTTTATCACGGAAAATCTGACCACAGTCCAGTATCAACCACATCTATTGTTTTTGAAGAACAAAACACAAGAAAGTATTATGCTACTCATTTATTTACTGACACTGCAAAAATTGCATCAGAAGGGAAACATGACAGTTCACAAATTACACTGCTTACCACTATGACACCAAGATCTCAATCCACTTTAGAACATGAAAAAGGAACATCACATGGTAGGGCCTCATCCAATTCAAGACGTAAGAATAACGGCAGACGAAGAAAACCTAATAGAAAtagaacaaaaccaaaacaatcaAAATCTTCATACTTCATAAATATCACTCCAAATCCCACTACTCAAACCATGGTTTCTGAGATCACAAAGATGACTGCTATGTCTGAGTCAAAAATAGCAACATCTACAGTGGCTATGAGCAGTGGAGCCAAACTGGATAGCAGTGTTGCATTTACTTACAATCAAGGAACGTCACTCAGTGAAACAAGTCTGACAAATCGGACAGATCCTTTATTGGACATCAAGAATATCATAACCTCTGATACTTATGTCATTGAGAAAGTTTCAGTAGTGGAGCCTACATCACTGTCATACACTGAACCAGATAACAAAGCCTTGTCAACCACAGCGTTGTCAATATCTTCATCAACAACTTTAGGTTTTATAGGACAATCaaccacacacagagaaagtgattctactctatctcctctcattCTGAACACTACATCTACTGACTATGGGACAATTATAAACATTGATTCCCTAATGGAAATGTATTTTGAAGAGGTAGAAACAGAAAGCACTACAGGACACACCAGCTCAGGGATAAAGTTTGACCCTTCCTCTGAGAGtccacaaacacaatcagaagCAACACCAGGTGCAGGTAGAGATAAAGCAGAAAATCAATCTAAGTTCACACTGAAACCTTTCTCCTCATCTGCTGTGAAAACCCAGCATGAAATCATTGCAAGCCATGACTCAGAAATCCCTAGTGGGTCAACGAAAGCAAGCATCTATGAGGGGGCTCGTGAGAATTCTCAGGTTACAACTGAGAGGCCGAAAACACCCCAAAATGTTCAACAACCTGGAATGGCCACAACATCAAACCTAAACAATGCTTTATCTAACGGAAAAAAAGCCTCTGGAAGGAAGGCTCAAATAGCAGAAGAAAATACTGTAGCTTTGATGGAAAGTCAGCAGTACAGTAACCCTGTCACCAccctgaaaacaacaacagtaataacTACTACCCCAACACCACCAATGCCTCCAACAACACTAAAGAATTGG harbors:
- the mxra5a gene encoding matrix-remodeling-associated protein 5 isoform X1, with translation MIKVLAAALKLKLKMGHCVARVLTLFTLAALARSARGCPRPCACPQPGEVHCTFRSLLTVPAGVSRQVERMNLGFNTINRITGSSFAGMRKLELLMMHGNNIHNIPDGAFHDLISLQMMKMSYNKLKIISRRTFQGLWNLARLHLDHNHLEFIHPDAFQGLTSLRLLQLEGNRLQQLHPATFATFSVLGYFPMSTLKHLYLSENGLTTLSQKMLAIMPQLENLHLHENPWTCDCRMKWFKEWSSNAPDVLKCKKDRAFPGGQLCPVCFSPKQQNKKDIREIDNPKCTSPVISAPHRTSALDTESELLTLDDFREPLGNVSLGLSDEHGNQVDLYCHVNEPTKSTRINWNHVNSFQINTNATLTLDLECPIDRGTYEKLWRLVAYYSDVPAHLKRDIMLSKDPQISYRYRQDAEMDAVYFTGVKANMVAEPAWIMQSAVNLQLNRPQSTSKRVRLILSTHLSELVEAEEERQQRKEWVLIESRNSTKISQVVVVGNPIQMHCNVHSSGNPLIKWMLPDGSKVEAPYQSSDNRITVSPTGLLAITAVDHSDSGVYYCTAKVVGDVSILPFRLTVEDSSTPAPGSEGVAEPVAGVTGGPVSLPCVALGSPDPDINWILPDNTIINTWSNLSRMFVASNGTLTIRNSQLSDNGYYKCVAESQHGVDSLATKVTLTRASGGHPIRKYSSRPQPAEGVSTKIKAPINNDAEASGDNENEEPEEKAFKRVDSSYKRRIPNAPVRGGHPTRKVWRRPPLPRRRIISMGADRSNPTETRRRINVSNGQIDPEHWANILAKVRSGGDNAKTTTTVSSGQISTNRLHQLDTAITKSLELIPARTTGVIPQEESYTVTTTDASVQTTEVSLDIKPLDAEDQLNIPYQIASPEVNQDSDLINVAYTTIGPQPTTHSVIDADIAKWNEVSTVESTIPNETRIHQNQSHKLVSKENEAFPRARGDDNDNASDTEDSILKSHGIEVYHGKSDHSPVSTTSIVFEEQNTRKYYATHLFTDTAKIASEGKHDSSQITLLTTMTPRSQSTLEHEKGTSHGRASSNSRRKNNGRRRKPNRNRTKPKQSKSSYFINITPNPTTQTMVSEITKMTAMSESKIATSTVAMSSGAKLDSSVAFTYNQGTSLSETSLTNRTDPLLDIKNIITSDTYVIEKVSVVEPTSLSYTEPDNKALSTTALSISSSTTLGFIGQSTTHRESDSTLSPLILNTTSTDYGTIINIDSLMEMYFEEVETESTTGHTSSGIKFDPSSESPQTQSEATPGAGRDKAENQSKFTLKPFSSSAVKTQHEIIASHDSEIPSGSTKASIYEGARENSQVTTERPKTPQNVQQPGMATTSNLNNALSNGKKASGRKAQIAEENTVALMESQQYSNPVTTLKTTTVITTTPTPPMPPTTLKNWRPSVIHPHTSFQNIPSVWSRSGIPDSPNHIPDRHRERILNPEQGIRSPNRNSPTVFHSTSLSEHRKSDTSDSDLSTQKPKPQTTLKVPTTTPKVLVPPPRQTLPMRPNGSSFFIHHPSTTNGVHHSQQKPVIPARRGQPKITSTNISTVTVQAESDAYLPCVAVGEPRPFHSWTKISTGASITQNTKIQRFEVHPNGTLTIRNVLPVDRGQYLCSVQNQYGKDKLVVTLIVIAEHPRVFQPRYQDITKNLGDMIDLECHSQGNPHPRTTWVLPNREIVHIEAPSLGIHEQRISVLANGTLRIKSATYTDRGVYKCIASNAAGADSISVRLTVAASPPVIQQMKNENITLPEGSIVYMNCSARGVPPPTISWSMSNGVQLRSSEFVSGLNLFVFNNGTLYIRGLGPANTGKYECTATNTLGISSRAVNLTVKKSIASARARITSSSPQKTDVIYGGKLQLDCVASGDPEPRVIWRTPSKKLVDAHYSYDPRIKVFANGSLSVHSVTEKDEGDYLCAAHNKMGDDYAPLKVSILTKPAKIEQKTQINQKVMYGGNLKVDCVASGLPNPKIQWALPDGTMVNSIMKSGSSSNSPSSRYVVFDNGTLFFNDVGMHVEGDYTCYAENQIGKDEMKVHVKVVADVPVIRNKTSEVIRVMYGDSASLKCSAKGEPNPHILWFSPTNRAIPSASDKYLIHNDGTLVIQKVQRFDGGNYTCLARNSAGQDLKVTRLEILVSPPAINGQRGFTNSLKISAMKNQRKLIHCDASGTPVPHVLWVFPENVILPAPYYGSRMTVHRNGTLDIHSLRAADTAKLTCIARNEGGEARLLVQLDVIDVIEKPNLKSPKTESFSITVGRTMMLNCSVEGTPAPQLTWILPSGSPLMSGSQFNKFFHRSDGILVITNPAVSEAGSYRCLGRNAGGLVERTVVLTPGRKPEINNRYNSPVSVVNGENLQLHCLSTSDPVRLTWTLPSGVVLNRPQRAGRYAVLPNGTLSIQQASVYDRGSYTCRAANEYGSSLLTIPVTIIAYSPRISNGPPSTTYARRGVAVQLNCVATGIPKAEVAWETPDRTRLIVSTQPRLFGNKYIHPQGFLIIQNPTPRDTGFYRCTARNVIGVDSKGTYLHVY